A portion of the Roseovarius sp. SCSIO 43702 genome contains these proteins:
- a CDS encoding ABC transporter substrate-binding protein, whose amino-acid sequence MTDFNDTTDHEVKADLIEIAAYKYKEGLLTRRGFLSAMAALGVLPALGSKAMAQANEIIVVNWGGKASEVLQEVMCDTYTKETGIPVTVDGSGPSGGKIRAMVESGAVVWDVCDSGMGTALILTEQGVIQPINYDIVDKSKVLEQSIYSHGVGNYIYSYVLATNPRMLGGNVPQSWEDVWNVKDFPGMRTFRKSVRGMLESATMAQGVAPEEVYDVLSTQDGIDAAIDKFRQLRENIIVWGSGSASQNLFLQEEVAMGNIWSTRAHLLKDQMEEGSFQVSFDGGVLAPGVWVVPKDNPAGSDEAMKFIAHAQDPELQVQWLEMIGCGPANPEAADMVPPELQKWNPSSPENLAKQIFYNDEWYAKNQVAAEEAYVDALIN is encoded by the coding sequence ATGACCGACTTCAATGACACAACAGATCACGAGGTCAAGGCCGACCTCATCGAGATCGCCGCATACAAGTACAAGGAAGGGCTCCTGACGCGCCGCGGGTTCCTCTCGGCGATGGCGGCACTTGGCGTGCTGCCAGCGCTCGGCAGCAAGGCCATGGCGCAAGCCAACGAGATCATCGTCGTGAACTGGGGCGGGAAGGCCTCGGAGGTTCTCCAGGAAGTGATGTGCGACACCTACACCAAGGAAACCGGCATCCCCGTGACCGTCGACGGCTCGGGGCCGTCTGGCGGCAAGATCCGCGCCATGGTCGAAAGCGGCGCAGTGGTATGGGATGTGTGCGACAGTGGGATGGGCACGGCCCTCATCCTGACCGAACAAGGTGTGATCCAGCCCATCAACTATGACATCGTCGACAAATCAAAGGTTCTGGAGCAATCGATCTACTCCCACGGGGTCGGGAACTACATCTATTCCTACGTGCTGGCCACGAACCCCAGGATGCTCGGCGGCAATGTTCCGCAAAGCTGGGAAGACGTGTGGAACGTCAAGGACTTTCCGGGCATGCGCACGTTCCGCAAATCGGTGCGCGGAATGCTCGAATCCGCCACGATGGCGCAGGGTGTCGCACCCGAGGAGGTCTATGACGTACTGAGCACGCAGGACGGCATCGACGCGGCCATCGACAAGTTCCGCCAACTGCGGGAGAACATCATCGTCTGGGGGTCGGGCAGCGCCAGCCAGAACCTGTTCCTCCAGGAAGAGGTTGCGATGGGCAACATCTGGTCGACCCGCGCGCACCTGCTCAAGGACCAGATGGAAGAAGGCAGCTTCCAGGTCAGCTTTGACGGGGGCGTGCTCGCACCCGGTGTCTGGGTCGTTCCGAAGGACAACCCTGCCGGCAGTGACGAGGCGATGAAGTTCATCGCGCATGCCCAGGATCCGGAACTGCAGGTCCAGTGGCTCGAAATGATCGGCTGCGGACCGGCCAACCCCGAGGCCGCCGACATGGTTCCCCCGGAGCTTCAGAAATGGAACCCGTCCAGCCCCGAGAACCTCGCCAAGCAGATCTTCTACAACGACGAATGGTACGCCAAGAACCAGGTCGCCGCGGAAGAGGCCTATGTCGATGCACTGATCAACTGA
- a CDS encoding ABC transporter permease gives MIIFYIWPLVGIWKISVTEPTAGIENYTRMFDSNAVTTSFIITFRIAAITTIGCLVLGYVVAYVISNFARRVKPLMVALVLLPFWVSVLIRSFSWIVLLGRSGLVNDTLRDAGLIDAPLKLMHNEFGVILAMIHVMLPFAVLPMMANMRGISGSYVDAARGLGASEWTAFRQVYFPQTLPGVFSGALLVFVLSLGFYITPALLGGGRVLMISEYITYQIQEFLNWGLGSALSVALLVMTALVILVAARFVNLRSALLERK, from the coding sequence ATGATCATCTTCTATATCTGGCCGCTCGTCGGAATCTGGAAGATCTCCGTCACCGAGCCGACGGCAGGGATCGAGAACTATACCCGGATGTTCGATTCGAACGCGGTGACAACGAGCTTCATCATTACCTTCCGAATTGCGGCGATCACCACGATCGGATGCCTGGTGCTGGGCTACGTCGTGGCTTACGTCATCTCGAACTTCGCGCGTCGGGTCAAACCGCTGATGGTGGCACTGGTGCTGCTGCCCTTCTGGGTTTCGGTGTTGATCCGGTCGTTTTCATGGATCGTGCTGCTGGGGCGTTCCGGCCTCGTGAACGACACCCTGCGCGACGCCGGACTTATCGACGCACCTCTCAAGCTCATGCATAACGAGTTCGGCGTCATCCTCGCGATGATCCACGTCATGTTGCCTTTCGCCGTGCTGCCGATGATGGCCAACATGCGCGGCATCTCGGGGTCCTACGTCGATGCGGCGCGTGGCCTTGGCGCAAGCGAATGGACGGCGTTTCGGCAGGTTTATTTTCCGCAGACACTGCCCGGTGTGTTTTCGGGCGCGCTTCTGGTCTTCGTGCTCTCTCTGGGCTTCTACATCACGCCGGCCCTGCTGGGCGGGGGCCGCGTGCTGATGATCTCGGAATACATCACCTACCAGATCCAGGAATTCCTCAACTGGGGCCTCGGCTCCGCACTCTCGGTGGCCCTGCTCGTGATGACGGCGCTCGTCATACTCGTCGCCGCGCGCTTCGTGAACCTGCGCAGCGCCCTTCTGGAGCGGAAATGA
- a CDS encoding ABC transporter permease, translating into MMRISTFRIFFMTLAWMVLAFLLLPILVVIPVSLTDTSYIGLPKEHLSFQHYVAYFQDPRWLAATWTSIWIGIVVAICATALGTAFAIGCWNLSNRASTIARWILITPILVPPVVQSLGFYRFWVTLGLIDTHGGVILAHTLLALPYVSISVFAALANLDRRIPQAARSLGASVWQTSWKVVMPAAYPGMITGAIFAFIVSFDEIVGVLFITVRNVSTLPKKIWEGIQESIDPTIASVATMLVLLTLIVTGYGIFRNREFRQ; encoded by the coding sequence ATGATGCGTATCTCGACCTTTCGCATATTCTTCATGACGCTGGCGTGGATGGTGCTTGCCTTCCTGCTGTTGCCGATCCTCGTGGTCATCCCCGTCTCGCTGACGGACACAAGCTATATCGGCCTGCCCAAGGAACACCTTTCGTTCCAGCACTACGTTGCCTATTTCCAGGATCCGCGCTGGCTTGCCGCAACCTGGACAAGCATCTGGATCGGCATCGTGGTCGCGATCTGCGCGACGGCGCTCGGCACGGCCTTCGCCATCGGCTGCTGGAACCTCTCGAACCGCGCATCCACGATCGCGCGCTGGATCCTGATCACGCCGATCCTGGTGCCGCCTGTCGTGCAGTCGCTGGGCTTCTACCGTTTCTGGGTGACCCTCGGGCTCATCGATACGCATGGCGGGGTCATCCTCGCCCACACGCTGCTGGCGCTGCCCTACGTGTCGATCTCGGTATTCGCCGCCCTCGCCAATCTCGACCGGCGCATTCCGCAGGCAGCGCGATCCCTCGGCGCGTCGGTTTGGCAGACCTCCTGGAAGGTCGTGATGCCCGCCGCCTATCCGGGCATGATCACCGGCGCCATCTTCGCGTTCATCGTCAGCTTCGACGAGATCGTGGGCGTTCTCTTCATCACCGTCCGCAACGTCTCGACCCTGCCCAAGAAGATCTGGGAAGGCATCCAGGAAAGCATCGACCCCACCATCGCCTCGGTCGCCACGATGCTCGTGCTTCTCACATTGATCGTGACCGGCTACGGCATCTTCCGCAATCGCGAGTTCCGGCAATGA
- a CDS encoding amidohydrolase family protein, which produces MTDRVLLRNGLHIAHEGRMPVLRTGDIAIENGTIVAIRDGVDGSAFESFEPVDMSGRLIAPGLINSHTHAVLLVLRGTVEDIEGNLVYQYMVPASYLLEPRERAAIARLACAEAIRSGTTTMVDPLRHVADYAPAMIETGLRLWLAESCADAVTTEVGRGTYRFDREFGEEFLDRTRALIERFHGAEDDRVRVMIAAHAPDNCSPWMLGQLNDLARRHGLRRTVHLSQIISEKHQVETLHGCTSTEYLAQNDFLGDDLLAVHWTFCSDTDVMTLANTGTRFVHCPASMSAKGPHPLPMRDILDSNVRICLGTDNMTEDMFHAMKTALMLNRGAYGRAVTPTPADVLNYATINAAEALDHDRIGRIDPGMCADLAVFDLETPAMSPRVSAISNLVHYGHPGIVTDTMVAGRFLMRDRRLITIEETDTIAEAQAATDAMWTRFAANEPGVPLPHRDAV; this is translated from the coding sequence ATGACGGACCGCGTCCTGCTGCGAAACGGCCTGCATATCGCGCATGAAGGTCGCATGCCGGTTCTGCGCACGGGCGACATCGCTATCGAGAACGGCACCATCGTCGCCATCCGCGACGGCGTCGACGGCAGCGCGTTCGAGTCCTTCGAACCGGTCGACATGTCGGGCCGTCTGATCGCGCCGGGGCTGATCAACAGCCATACACATGCCGTGCTACTCGTGTTGCGCGGCACGGTCGAGGACATCGAGGGCAACCTCGTCTATCAGTACATGGTGCCGGCTTCCTACCTGCTCGAACCTCGGGAGCGTGCGGCCATCGCACGCCTCGCCTGCGCCGAAGCGATCCGGTCGGGCACCACCACCATGGTCGACCCCCTGCGACATGTGGCCGACTACGCGCCCGCGATGATCGAGACGGGACTGCGCCTCTGGCTCGCCGAAAGCTGTGCCGATGCCGTGACCACCGAGGTGGGGCGCGGCACCTATCGGTTCGACCGCGAATTCGGCGAGGAATTTCTCGATCGGACCCGCGCACTGATCGAGCGATTCCACGGCGCCGAGGACGACCGGGTCCGCGTCATGATCGCCGCTCACGCGCCCGACAATTGCAGTCCGTGGATGCTGGGACAGTTGAACGACCTCGCGCGTCGTCACGGCCTGCGCCGCACCGTTCACCTGAGCCAGATCATCAGCGAGAAACACCAGGTCGAAACGCTGCATGGATGCACGTCGACCGAGTACCTGGCCCAGAACGACTTTCTGGGCGACGATCTGCTTGCCGTACACTGGACCTTCTGTTCGGACACCGACGTGATGACCTTGGCGAATACCGGAACTCGCTTCGTGCATTGCCCGGCCTCGATGTCCGCGAAGGGTCCGCACCCGCTGCCGATGCGCGACATTCTCGACAGCAACGTCCGCATCTGTCTCGGCACGGACAACATGACCGAGGACATGTTTCACGCCATGAAGACCGCACTAATGCTGAACCGCGGCGCCTACGGACGGGCGGTGACCCCCACGCCGGCCGATGTGCTGAACTACGCGACGATCAACGCCGCCGAGGCGCTCGACCATGACCGTATTGGACGGATCGATCCGGGAATGTGCGCCGATCTCGCCGTTTTCGACCTGGAAACGCCCGCGATGAGCCCGCGTGTCTCGGCGATATCGAACCTCGTGCACTACGGTCATCCGGGCATCGTGACCGATACGATGGTCGCGGGCCGCTTCCTGATGCGCGACCGCCGCCTGATCACCATCGAAGAAACCGACACAATAGCCGAAGCCCAAGCGGCGACGGATGCCATGTGGACACGCTTCGCGGCCAATGAACCGGGCGTGCCCCTGCCCCACCGCGACGCCGTCTGA
- a CDS encoding DUF1028 domain-containing protein codes for MTFSIIGRCKRTGAFGAAISTSNLAVGHRCIRLAHGKGAVLSQHRTDTRLAELGIELLRDGRDAGDTLDEICASTDQIEWRQVGVLDADGRAKAYHGRRMYSIYTHTAGRDCLALGNILDNDEVTTRMAETFENTDGEPLGERLMRALEAGRDAGGEVKDALRSAALRVTGEHGIDACDLRVDISETDAIADLRKLYTAFNAEAELMRDMALDPDRVPVSRALFDASAERIFELGLETRFPAARNPDNWTFR; via the coding sequence ATGACCTTTTCCATTATCGGCCGGTGCAAGCGAACCGGCGCATTCGGTGCCGCAATCTCGACCTCGAACCTCGCCGTCGGGCACCGCTGCATACGGCTTGCACATGGCAAGGGCGCCGTGCTGTCGCAGCACAGAACGGACACCCGCCTAGCTGAACTCGGGATCGAACTATTGCGCGATGGACGCGATGCCGGTGACACGCTGGACGAAATCTGTGCTTCGACCGATCAGATAGAATGGCGACAGGTGGGGGTGCTTGACGCCGATGGGCGCGCCAAGGCTTATCATGGGCGGCGCATGTATTCGATTTACACCCACACCGCCGGCCGGGACTGCCTCGCGCTCGGCAACATCCTCGACAACGACGAAGTAACGACCCGCATGGCCGAAACCTTCGAGAACACCGATGGCGAACCGCTCGGCGAGCGGCTGATGCGTGCGCTGGAGGCGGGACGCGACGCGGGCGGCGAGGTGAAGGATGCTCTGCGCTCCGCGGCACTGCGCGTCACCGGCGAGCATGGGATCGACGCCTGCGATCTTCGCGTCGACATCTCCGAGACCGACGCCATCGCGGATTTGCGCAAGCTCTATACCGCCTTCAACGCCGAGGCCGAGCTGATGCGGGACATGGCACTCGATCCCGACCGGGTGCCCGTCTCTCGCGCGCTTTTCGATGCGAGTGCCGAGCGGATCTTCGAGCTTGGCCTCGAGACGCGCTTTCCTGCCGCGCGCAATCCCGACAACTGGACCTTTCGCTAG
- a CDS encoding FAD-binding oxidoreductase produces MLPFPGERIYWLDHTEAPPEPSTAAIPRRVDVVVVGGGFTGLSCALHLARSGRTVVLFEAESIGHGASSRNGGMVGPGLHKLGITGLVSTYGETKATAILREGLLALDYLEELVRSERIDCDLALTGRFRGARTPAHYEASARECDWLAKHVGLPTHAVPKSEQRTEIGSDFYCGGTVYERDGGVNPRKLVLGLAARARDAGVAIHNNCAVTRLQPAATGTEVQTDRGTLTAGAVVLATNGYSDGRSRALNRRIVPIETGASAIGPLSPGLMAELTPKARVHGETGRVFMWYRPTPDGRSFIFGGRFGAGGMPLAKRQWAFRRAITRVFPQLHDAPFSHVWSGNIAYTTDHSPHLGHHDGVWLAGGYCGSGVTRSVYFGAKLARRILGQSDAETAFDDLPFAPITLRPLAPMGAAMLARWYQMQDARDLRKRDRQTE; encoded by the coding sequence ATGTTGCCCTTTCCCGGTGAACGCATCTATTGGCTCGACCATACCGAGGCACCGCCCGAACCGTCCACTGCGGCCATCCCGCGGCGCGTGGATGTCGTTGTGGTGGGTGGCGGCTTCACCGGGCTCTCATGCGCCCTCCACCTCGCGCGGTCCGGGCGCACTGTTGTATTGTTCGAAGCGGAGAGCATCGGCCACGGCGCATCGTCCCGCAACGGCGGGATGGTCGGCCCGGGCCTGCACAAGCTCGGGATCACCGGCCTTGTCTCGACCTACGGAGAAACGAAGGCGACGGCCATCCTTCGCGAGGGATTGCTTGCGCTCGACTACTTGGAAGAGCTCGTCCGCAGCGAGCGGATCGACTGCGACCTTGCCCTGACTGGGCGCTTCCGGGGCGCGCGGACGCCCGCGCATTACGAGGCTTCGGCCCGCGAATGCGACTGGCTTGCCAAGCATGTCGGCCTGCCCACCCATGCCGTGCCGAAATCCGAACAACGCACCGAGATCGGCAGCGATTTCTATTGTGGCGGCACGGTTTACGAGCGCGACGGCGGCGTGAACCCGCGCAAGCTGGTGCTGGGACTCGCGGCCCGGGCGCGCGACGCGGGCGTCGCGATCCACAACAACTGTGCCGTTACGAGGTTGCAACCTGCCGCCACAGGCACCGAGGTTCAGACCGACCGCGGCACACTTACCGCAGGCGCGGTCGTGCTCGCGACGAACGGTTACTCGGATGGGCGGTCCCGCGCCCTCAACCGCCGGATCGTCCCCATCGAAACCGGCGCATCCGCCATCGGACCCCTCTCTCCCGGGCTGATGGCGGAGCTTACACCCAAGGCCCGCGTGCATGGCGAGACAGGGCGCGTCTTCATGTGGTATCGACCCACCCCCGACGGGCGTTCCTTCATCTTCGGCGGCCGGTTCGGCGCGGGCGGCATGCCGCTGGCCAAGCGTCAATGGGCGTTCCGCCGCGCGATCACGCGCGTTTTCCCGCAACTGCACGACGCCCCGTTTTCGCATGTCTGGTCAGGCAACATCGCCTATACCACCGACCATTCCCCGCATCTGGGCCACCACGACGGTGTCTGGTTGGCAGGCGGCTACTGCGGCTCGGGCGTGACGCGCAGCGTCTATTTCGGAGCCAAGCTCGCACGCCGCATCCTCGGCCAATCCGACGCGGAAACCGCCTTCGACGACCTGCCCTTCGCCCCGATCACCCTGCGGCCCCTCGCGCCGATGGGGGCGGCCATGCTTGCACGCTGGTACCAGATGCAGGATGCTCGCGATCTCAGGAAACGTGACAGGCAGACGGAGTGA
- the hydA gene encoding dihydropyrimidinase has translation MSFDTVIHDGTIVTASGSFEGDIGISDSRIAALAERIEGGTRRIDAGGRLVMPGGIEAHAHIAQESSAGIMTADDYRSGSISAAFGGNTSFVPFAAQHRGQSIEDVLATYDARSKSSVIDYSYHLIVSDPSDEVLTRGLPAAFARGITSLKVFMTYDLMNIGDAGMLSILDVARENGALTMVHAENNDMVKWMNARLADRGMTAPKYHAISRPELAEEEAINRAISLARLADAPLFIVHVSTEGGAALVQKARLGGAKLFAETCPQYLALTRDDLDRPGMEGAKYICSPPVRDHETQEALWRHIRAGTFDSVSSDHAPYRFDDTGKLVHGTEPPYPKIANGMPGISARLPWLFSEGVIKGRITPEQFAALSSTNAARIFGMSRKGRLAPGMDADIAIWNPETRRKMTLEDQHDNMDYTPFEGMDLTGAPEIVMTRGEVVVEHGKLRATEGQGRFVARDRVDLSGVPGIPVKETALMHAEAGR, from the coding sequence ATGAGCTTCGACACGGTGATCCACGACGGGACAATCGTCACCGCCAGCGGCAGTTTCGAGGGCGATATCGGCATTTCCGACAGTCGCATCGCAGCTCTGGCCGAAAGAATCGAGGGTGGCACCCGGCGGATCGACGCGGGCGGCCGGCTCGTCATGCCCGGCGGGATCGAGGCACATGCCCATATCGCGCAGGAAAGCTCGGCCGGGATCATGACCGCCGACGACTACCGCTCGGGCTCGATCTCGGCAGCGTTCGGCGGCAACACGTCCTTCGTGCCCTTCGCGGCCCAGCATCGCGGACAGAGCATCGAGGACGTGCTCGCCACCTATGACGCGCGCTCGAAATCCTCGGTCATCGACTACTCCTACCACCTCATCGTCTCGGACCCCTCGGACGAGGTGCTCACGCGCGGCCTTCCTGCCGCTTTCGCGCGCGGGATCACCTCGCTCAAGGTCTTCATGACCTACGACCTGATGAACATCGGCGACGCGGGCATGCTGTCGATCCTCGACGTGGCGCGCGAGAATGGCGCATTGACCATGGTGCATGCCGAGAACAACGATATGGTCAAATGGATGAACGCGCGCCTTGCCGATCGCGGGATGACGGCGCCGAAGTACCACGCAATCTCGCGCCCCGAACTGGCCGAGGAGGAGGCGATCAATCGCGCAATCTCCCTCGCCCGGCTCGCCGACGCGCCGCTCTTCATCGTGCATGTCTCGACAGAAGGGGGCGCCGCCCTTGTCCAGAAGGCGCGCCTCGGGGGCGCGAAGCTCTTTGCCGAGACCTGTCCGCAATACCTCGCTCTCACGCGCGACGATCTCGACCGGCCCGGAATGGAAGGCGCGAAATACATATGTTCGCCTCCCGTGCGGGATCATGAGACGCAAGAGGCGCTCTGGCGCCACATCCGCGCAGGCACCTTCGACAGCGTCAGCTCAGACCACGCGCCCTACCGCTTCGACGACACCGGCAAGCTGGTTCACGGGACCGAACCGCCCTATCCCAAGATCGCCAACGGCATGCCCGGCATCTCTGCGCGTCTGCCGTGGCTTTTCTCCGAAGGCGTCATCAAGGGACGGATCACGCCCGAACAGTTCGCGGCGCTCTCCTCCACCAACGCGGCGCGCATCTTCGGCATGTCGCGCAAGGGCCGGCTCGCACCGGGAATGGACGCCGACATCGCGATCTGGAACCCCGAAACACGACGCAAGATGACGCTCGAGGATCAGCACGACAACATGGATTACACGCCCTTCGAGGGCATGGACCTGACCGGCGCGCCCGAGATCGTCATGACCCGCGGAGAAGTAGTCGTCGAACATGGCAAACTTCGCGCTACAGAGGGTCAGGGCCGCTTTGTCGCGCGAGATCGCGTAGACCTGTCGGGCGTGCCGGGTATCCCCGTCAAGGAAACCGCGCTGATGCACGCCGAGGCCGGACGATGA
- a CDS encoding aspartate/glutamate racemase family protein, producing the protein MTGPILFINPNSSRKVTDGIADALAPLRLSNGPGFEAAQIDDGPATIASAEDVARASVDVLEMARSRPDCTAFVTACFSDPGLDLLRTTLPQPSFGLMECGIFTAMARADLFGIVALGPGSVARHRLRIRAMGVEGRLAGELALDNVSAEATGHDDTVFEATLELGKRLKALGAGALVLGCAGFAPRRAALEEKLGIAVIDPVQAAGAMALGAVLKS; encoded by the coding sequence ATGACAGGCCCCATACTCTTCATCAATCCCAACTCCTCGCGCAAGGTGACGGACGGCATCGCCGACGCACTCGCACCTCTTCGTCTTTCGAACGGGCCCGGCTTCGAGGCCGCGCAGATCGACGACGGCCCGGCCACGATCGCCAGCGCCGAGGACGTGGCGCGCGCGTCCGTCGATGTGCTCGAGATGGCCCGCTCGCGACCCGACTGCACGGCCTTCGTCACCGCGTGTTTCTCCGATCCCGGTCTCGACCTTCTGCGCACGACCCTGCCGCAACCGTCATTCGGCCTCATGGAATGCGGCATCTTCACCGCCATGGCGCGCGCCGACCTCTTCGGGATCGTGGCACTCGGTCCCGGCTCGGTCGCACGTCACCGGCTGCGAATCCGCGCGATGGGCGTCGAGGGACGGCTTGCCGGAGAGCTTGCCCTCGACAACGTCTCGGCAGAAGCGACCGGCCATGACGACACGGTCTTCGAAGCGACGCTCGAACTGGGCAAACGGCTCAAGGCGCTCGGCGCAGGTGCGCTCGTACTGGGTTGTGCCGGCTTCGCCCCCCGCCGCGCCGCCCTCGAGGAGAAACTGGGCATCGCCGTCATCGACCCCGTGCAGGCGGCCGGCGCGATGGCTCTGGGGGCCGTTCTGAAAAGCTGA
- a CDS encoding DUF2794 domain-containing protein → MTFQTHTPFSETGGEAQVAFHRTELAVILSLYGRMVAAGEWRDYGISCLRDMAVFSVFRRTAEHPLYRIEKRPKLRNRQGQYAVVGMDGQILKRGHDLKSVLRVLERKLIRAVE, encoded by the coding sequence ATGACATTCCAGACGCATACGCCATTCTCCGAAACGGGCGGCGAGGCGCAGGTCGCCTTTCATCGGACCGAACTCGCGGTGATCCTGTCGCTCTATGGCCGCATGGTCGCAGCAGGTGAATGGCGTGATTACGGGATCTCCTGCCTTCGCGACATGGCGGTATTCTCGGTCTTTCGCCGCACGGCGGAACATCCGCTCTATCGCATCGAAAAACGTCCCAAATTGCGCAACCGGCAGGGTCAATATGCTGTCGTCGGTATGGATGGCCAGATCCTCAAGCGCGGCCATGATCTCAAATCGGTATTGCGCGTGCTGGAACGCAAGCTCATCCGGGCCGTCGAATGA
- a CDS encoding trans-aconitate 2-methyltransferase has protein sequence MTIVNSEQAEYWQSEAGRKWITYQAAFDTLLSGALEACVEVARPEPGETVLDVGCGTGASTLALASKVGPQGHVTGLDISSLLLDHARSRSDAPNVEFVQADAQVHTPRRSFDLLFSRFGVMFFEDPVAAFANLRDAIKPGGRLAMICWQGMPDNPWFQIPFAAAVERLGRPSPLPENAPGPTAFKDVERVTGILTEAGWADARGARTEVDLIPPQELSDAADFAATIGPASRTLSEKNGTEADRAAIVEAIMRAFEDYRTPAGLRVPGRFVIYTARKG, from the coding sequence ATGACCATCGTGAATTCGGAACAGGCAGAGTACTGGCAGTCCGAAGCCGGGCGCAAATGGATCACGTATCAGGCCGCGTTCGACACTCTTCTGTCAGGCGCCCTCGAAGCATGTGTCGAGGTCGCACGCCCCGAGCCCGGCGAAACGGTGCTGGATGTGGGGTGCGGAACGGGGGCCAGCACGCTTGCTTTGGCGTCCAAGGTTGGGCCTCAAGGCCACGTCACCGGCCTCGACATCTCTTCGCTGCTTCTTGATCACGCCCGATCACGCTCGGATGCGCCAAACGTGGAATTCGTTCAGGCTGATGCGCAGGTGCATACACCGCGCCGCTCCTTCGACCTTCTCTTTTCGCGCTTCGGCGTCATGTTCTTCGAAGATCCTGTTGCGGCCTTCGCGAACCTGCGCGACGCGATAAAGCCGGGCGGACGTCTTGCGATGATCTGCTGGCAGGGCATGCCGGACAATCCGTGGTTCCAGATCCCCTTCGCAGCGGCGGTCGAGCGACTGGGCCGCCCCTCGCCCCTGCCGGAAAACGCGCCGGGCCCGACGGCCTTCAAGGATGTGGAGAGGGTCACCGGCATTCTGACCGAGGCCGGCTGGGCCGACGCGCGCGGCGCCAGAACCGAGGTCGATCTCATCCCGCCTCAGGAGCTCTCCGATGCGGCCGATTTCGCCGCCACCATCGGCCCGGCGTCGCGCACGTTGAGTGAGAAAAACGGCACCGAAGCAGATCGTGCCGCCATTGTCGAGGCCATCATGCGGGCGTTCGAAGATTACCGGACGCCCGCCGGTCTCCGCGTTCCCGGCCGTTTCGTGATCTACACCGCCAGGAAGGGTTGA
- the speB gene encoding agmatinase, translating into MNDEFFHPVSGFDLPRFAGVPTFMRLPHVPQGHERWKDVQVGLIGVPWDSGTTNRPGPRHGPRQLRDASTMMRAQHAVSSVRPFETVNCADLGDVGPNPADINDSMDRITAFYDEVVKAGILPLTAGGDHLTSLPVLRAVARKAPVGMIHFDSHTDLFHSYFGGTMYTHGTPFRRAVEEGLLDPKRVVQIGIRGTMYDEEDRDFAKAEGIRLILIEEFHRRGVEDVMAEAREIAGDGDTYVSYDIDFVDPTFAPGTGTPEVGGPNSYQALQVCRELKGVNIVGADMVEVSPPFDPSGGTAFLGVSVMYEILCVIAGQLTGS; encoded by the coding sequence ATGAACGACGAGTTTTTCCATCCGGTGTCGGGGTTCGACCTGCCGCGCTTTGCCGGGGTGCCGACCTTCATGCGGCTGCCTCATGTGCCGCAGGGACATGAGAGGTGGAAGGACGTTCAGGTCGGCCTGATCGGCGTCCCGTGGGACAGCGGGACGACCAACCGGCCCGGCCCGCGCCACGGTCCAAGGCAGCTTCGCGATGCGTCGACGATGATGCGTGCGCAACACGCCGTGAGTAGCGTGAGACCGTTCGAGACCGTCAATTGCGCCGATCTGGGCGACGTGGGTCCCAACCCGGCCGACATCAACGACAGCATGGACCGCATTACGGCCTTCTATGACGAGGTGGTAAAGGCGGGCATCCTTCCGCTGACAGCGGGGGGCGATCACCTGACCTCGCTCCCGGTTCTGCGCGCGGTGGCAAGGAAGGCGCCCGTCGGGATGATCCATTTCGACAGTCACACCGACCTTTTCCACAGTTACTTCGGTGGCACGATGTACACCCACGGCACGCCGTTCCGACGCGCGGTAGAGGAGGGGCTTCTTGACCCGAAACGCGTGGTCCAGATCGGCATTCGCGGGACGATGTATGACGAGGAGGATCGCGATTTCGCCAAGGCGGAGGGTATTCGCCTGATTCTGATCGAGGAGTTTCACAGGCGCGGTGTCGAGGACGTGATGGCCGAGGCGCGCGAGATCGCGGGCGATGGAGACACCTATGTCAGCTACGATATCGACTTCGTCGATCCCACCTTCGCGCCCGGAACCGGCACGCCCGAGGTCGGAGGGCCGAATTCTTACCAGGCGTTGCAGGTCTGTCGTGAGTTGAAGGGCGTCAACATCGTGGGAGCCGATATGGTCGAGGTCTCTCCGCCGTTCGACCCGTCAGGCGGCACCGCGTTTCTCGGGGTCTCGGTGATGTACGAGATCCTTTGCGTGATCGCCGGTCAACTGACCGGCAGTTGA